In a genomic window of Arachnia rubra:
- a CDS encoding TetR/AcrR family transcriptional regulator: MARPAQPLDPQRRARLLSEARLAFAANGFSAARLSSILQRADFPRSSFYHFFGTKERLLDEAFAAGLSELASLVHIPEVADLDENTFWPSLTGLITDISTAAKRPDLAAVGTMYYLDDLPRCPSLEAFKEVVISWNMTIVSRGLELKLLNPGIPAHMHAELAYAVTSCIDRWAIRDAAPPDKALELACTVLPRMLGASRAPSSSTQYMSTG, from the coding sequence GTGGCTAGGCCCGCACAACCACTCGACCCGCAACGACGAGCGCGTCTCCTCAGCGAGGCCCGCCTGGCGTTCGCGGCCAACGGCTTCAGCGCGGCTCGCCTCAGCTCAATCCTTCAGAGGGCAGATTTCCCACGCAGTTCCTTTTACCACTTCTTCGGCACCAAAGAGCGACTTCTCGACGAGGCCTTTGCCGCCGGTCTGAGCGAACTTGCGAGTCTCGTGCATATCCCCGAGGTTGCCGATCTCGATGAGAATACCTTCTGGCCATCGCTGACGGGGCTCATCACTGACATCTCGACTGCCGCAAAGCGTCCGGACCTCGCTGCGGTTGGCACCATGTACTACCTCGATGATCTACCCCGATGCCCAAGCCTTGAGGCTTTCAAGGAAGTAGTCATCTCATGGAACATGACCATCGTCTCACGAGGGTTGGAGCTCAAGTTACTCAATCCAGGCATACCAGCTCACATGCACGCAGAGCTCGCATATGCCGTGACAAGCTGCATCGATCGTTGGGCCATCCGTGATGCAGCTCCCCCCGATAAAGCACTGGAACTCGCTTGCACCGTCCTTCCACGGATGCTCGGCGCATCGAGAGCTCCCTCCTCCAGCACCCAATACATGTCAACAGGATAG
- a CDS encoding AMP-binding enzyme, whose protein sequence is MRREISVSTTNAGTSSFVVGRTGKFRRGGHRVELAEVEEAVSSTPGVLDAAVEAIDIGGRTLLVAAIVGVGGRPVPALGLKRHCAGLLPRHMIPQRVWNLERLPRNSNGKIDHQGVVAVLSELGGLVR, encoded by the coding sequence ATGCGACGGGAGATCTCGGTGAGTACGACGAACGCGGGGACATCATCTTTCGTGGTCGGGCGGACCGGCAAATTCAGGCGGGGGGGGCACCGCGTCGAACTGGCTGAGGTCGAGGAAGCCGTCTCGTCGACCCCCGGAGTTCTGGACGCGGCTGTCGAGGCAATTGATATTGGGGGGCGGACACTTCTCGTGGCTGCGATCGTCGGCGTGGGAGGGCGTCCCGTTCCAGCTTTGGGTCTCAAGAGACACTGTGCAGGGCTGCTGCCCAGGCACATGATCCCGCAGCGGGTCTGGAACCTTGAGAGACTTCCCAGGAACAGCAACGGAAAGATCGATCATCAAGGAGTTGTAGCGGTGCTCTCGGAGCTTGGAGGGCTGGTGCGATGA
- a CDS encoding AfsR/SARP family transcriptional regulator produces the protein MQLKLLGGVAIRNGSDWYPVRSNNARVCLALLGMEAGRPVPKSVLEYELWGDDPPKAADNALQATIARIRRLIRECCGGKGLIVTVPGGYRLELAPGAVDALAFKAAANRVFGSSGASVTECYEALTHWYGPPLMGTAGFARCDAYARDLEQLRLDVCERLVLRQLADGHTTSADHNTAELVLERPLNERYCELRMLALYRRGCHAEALEHFGRFTSVLGEKMGMVPGKRLHAVYEIILNDSGRGAAFDVLKV, from the coding sequence ATGCAGCTAAAACTGTTGGGCGGTGTTGCCATTCGTAATGGTTCGGACTGGTACCCGGTCCGCTCAAACAATGCGCGGGTATGTCTAGCGCTGCTAGGGATGGAGGCTGGGCGTCCGGTGCCCAAATCGGTTTTGGAGTACGAACTCTGGGGCGATGATCCGCCGAAAGCGGCTGATAACGCTCTGCAGGCAACGATTGCGCGCATCCGTCGTCTCATCCGGGAGTGCTGTGGTGGGAAGGGGCTGATAGTCACAGTGCCAGGAGGGTACCGGCTTGAACTTGCTCCAGGGGCTGTTGATGCGCTTGCCTTCAAGGCTGCAGCAAATAGGGTCTTCGGGTCTTCGGGGGCGTCGGTGACGGAGTGCTACGAAGCTCTCACGCACTGGTATGGGCCGCCTCTCATGGGTACCGCTGGATTTGCTCGTTGTGATGCATATGCCCGAGATCTTGAGCAACTCCGGCTCGATGTGTGTGAGCGGCTTGTGCTGCGACAACTTGCTGACGGACACACCACCAGCGCGGACCATAATACGGCAGAACTTGTGCTTGAGCGTCCGCTGAATGAACGATACTGCGAATTGCGCATGCTTGCTCTTTATCGACGAGGGTGTCACGCGGAGGCTCTTGAGCACTTTGGCCGTTTTACGTCGGTCCTTGGAGAGAAGATGGGGATGGTTCCTGGAAAGCGTCTGCATGCTGTCTACGAGATCATTTTGAATGACTCGGGCCGCGGTGCGGCGTTTGATGTGCTTAAAGTCTGA
- a CDS encoding aldehyde dehydrogenase family protein, which produces MKTYNCFVEGVHVNNNEWSYVIEPDFFMSNPASAIRLKRRLDRGDDSDLLDQKLVLGRIGLASPQDCQKANSAAREACGVWAQRSRKFREQIVVAMHNRIVERSQEYIMSLVNDGHPRNLAAWEVSGVIAGGGQGMFDVLSAFMGFSIETPIGLNQVERRPDGVVAIVLPRNAAGANAAMALPILAAGNSVIMKAPRNHSYAAAWLFHEVILPVLDEFKIDEPVCQFLCCHPRMAIDSWLNSKEIDDIFFIGSSERGKELEIECVRRGIKPILELSGNDPIVVWRDADVRNAAKAAAECYMGSAQICIVPKVAFVHHKVIKEFLEYLRIYSLNYRPQKISKPGSFLAPVGNSKGMLDALELVHEEGGNLLFGGQRLNDFGERDKYGVFFEPAAALYSIQTACRSHIVLEETFFPLLPIVNIDERDESECMRAVEYLLRLTKHRLRMSIWSTDMSFCKWLSSIPLGFGTIKINSSHTEFIAGLPTQGGRGASADVHGEANYPFLRTSHLEATVWRGIVE; this is translated from the coding sequence ATGAAGACCTATAATTGTTTTGTCGAAGGGGTCCACGTTAATAATAACGAGTGGAGTTATGTTATTGAACCGGACTTTTTTATGTCTAATCCTGCAAGTGCGATTAGACTTAAACGACGTCTCGACCGCGGTGATGATAGTGATTTGCTAGATCAGAAATTAGTTCTTGGGCGTATTGGCTTGGCGAGTCCACAAGATTGCCAAAAAGCAAATAGTGCCGCGCGGGAAGCGTGTGGGGTTTGGGCGCAAAGATCTAGAAAATTTCGAGAGCAGATAGTAGTTGCGATGCATAATCGTATAGTTGAACGTTCTCAAGAATATATTATGTCTCTTGTGAATGATGGACATCCGAGAAACCTGGCAGCATGGGAGGTGTCAGGGGTAATCGCTGGGGGTGGACAAGGTATGTTTGACGTGCTTTCTGCATTTATGGGATTTTCCATTGAGACACCTATAGGGTTAAATCAGGTTGAAAGGAGACCCGATGGCGTAGTTGCAATAGTTCTTCCTCGTAATGCTGCAGGAGCAAATGCTGCGATGGCATTGCCTATTTTGGCAGCAGGAAATTCTGTTATCATGAAAGCTCCTCGGAATCATTCGTATGCAGCTGCTTGGCTTTTTCATGAGGTGATACTTCCTGTTCTGGATGAATTTAAGATTGATGAGCCAGTATGTCAGTTCCTATGCTGCCATCCTAGAATGGCCATTGATAGTTGGCTTAATTCTAAAGAAATCGATGACATATTTTTTATTGGCAGCTCTGAGCGTGGTAAGGAACTTGAAATTGAATGTGTAAGGCGAGGGATTAAACCTATCCTAGAATTATCGGGTAATGATCCGATAGTTGTTTGGCGGGACGCTGACGTTAGGAATGCAGCTAAAGCTGCAGCTGAATGCTATATGGGTTCAGCTCAGATCTGCATAGTTCCTAAGGTGGCTTTTGTGCACCATAAAGTTATTAAAGAATTTCTGGAATACCTACGGATTTATTCGTTAAACTATAGACCACAGAAGATCAGTAAACCTGGTTCTTTCTTAGCGCCAGTGGGGAATTCTAAAGGTATGCTTGACGCCTTGGAACTAGTGCATGAGGAAGGTGGAAATTTATTATTTGGTGGTCAAAGACTAAATGATTTCGGTGAGCGGGATAAGTATGGTGTCTTTTTTGAACCTGCCGCTGCTTTGTACTCTATCCAAACTGCTTGTCGCTCTCATATAGTTTTAGAAGAAACCTTTTTCCCTCTTCTGCCAATAGTGAATATTGATGAGCGAGATGAGTCTGAATGCATGAGAGCTGTTGAATATCTACTTCGTTTAACAAAGCACAGACTTCGTATGTCTATTTGGTCTACTGATATGAGTTTTTGTAAATGGTTGAGCTCAATTCCATTAGGTTTTGGAACAATTAAGATTAATTCTAGTCATACTGAGTTTATTGCTGGGCTTCCCACACAGGGTGGACGAGGTGCTAGTGCGGACGTACATGGTGAGGCTAACTATCCTTTTCTCAGAACATCGCACCTTGAAGCTACTGTTTGGCGTGGTATAGTTGAATGA
- a CDS encoding SRPBCC family protein, translated as MHDVRVIENVRGMSPLQTCEFVWQFEHSLGRSRDVIAINLSNICDQSSRISSWRVAFRDEEFRWTEKDELDLRIPNICFSIEKGDFDVFEGSWEFYKVDVGTKIEFSLVFDMGIPSLSGIFEPLAGKLVESIVKEAISKI; from the coding sequence ATGCATGATGTCCGGGTCATAGAAAATGTACGAGGTATGTCCCCTCTCCAGACTTGTGAATTTGTGTGGCAATTCGAGCATTCTCTGGGAAGATCTAGGGACGTCATAGCTATTAATCTATCTAATATTTGTGATCAATCATCACGAATAAGTTCGTGGCGAGTTGCTTTTCGTGATGAGGAGTTTCGGTGGACTGAAAAAGATGAACTTGATTTAAGAATACCAAATATCTGTTTTTCTATAGAGAAAGGTGATTTTGATGTTTTTGAAGGATCATGGGAATTCTATAAAGTTGATGTGGGTACGAAGATTGAATTTTCGCTTGTATTTGATATGGGAATACCTAGTTTATCCGGGATATTTGAGCCGTTAGCGGGGAAATTAGTTGAATCAATTGTCAAGGAAGCAATTTCTAAGATATGA
- a CDS encoding NAD(P)H-binding protein — protein MTTLVAGSTGYLGRFIVAELHRRGYRVRAIMRSRERAESPGLWDAPSLEGLVDEWAVGEVTDPNFIADIAEGVDNVVSALGVTKQKADPWDIDYRANLAILHSAEKHKVQNFCFVNVIGGEQCPAELTKAKTAFTHELASSPVVSQIINPPGYFSDMTQILQMARRGKVFLFDPKVQINPIHGADLARFCVDRMEAGQEGQWDVGGPEVFTWEGLAQCAFQALDRPTKIKTISARLLPPLTKILGIFSRRRADTVRFVTWSMLHNCVGAPTGTHKLLEFYQAHAKDNV, from the coding sequence ATGACAACTCTTGTTGCTGGATCTACTGGCTACCTTGGACGTTTCATCGTTGCCGAGCTACACCGCCGCGGATACCGAGTACGTGCTATCATGCGCAGCCGCGAGCGGGCTGAGTCTCCAGGCCTCTGGGACGCACCTTCTCTGGAAGGCCTCGTTGATGAATGGGCGGTCGGCGAGGTCACAGACCCTAATTTCATAGCCGATATCGCCGAAGGTGTTGACAACGTCGTCTCCGCACTGGGGGTAACCAAGCAGAAGGCAGACCCTTGGGATATTGACTACCGCGCGAACCTAGCGATCCTACACTCTGCCGAGAAGCACAAAGTACAAAATTTCTGCTTTGTCAATGTGATTGGCGGCGAGCAGTGCCCGGCCGAACTGACGAAGGCAAAAACAGCTTTCACCCATGAACTTGCCTCCTCGCCAGTCGTGAGTCAGATTATCAATCCCCCTGGGTATTTCTCAGATATGACCCAGATTCTGCAGATGGCCAGGCGAGGAAAAGTGTTCCTGTTCGACCCGAAGGTGCAGATCAACCCGATCCATGGGGCAGACCTTGCCAGATTCTGTGTCGACCGGATGGAAGCAGGCCAAGAGGGCCAGTGGGACGTAGGAGGACCGGAGGTGTTCACCTGGGAAGGCTTGGCGCAATGTGCTTTCCAAGCACTCGATCGCCCCACAAAAATCAAGACTATCTCTGCACGCTTGCTGCCACCGCTGACAAAGATCCTGGGCATATTCAGCCGGAGACGAGCCGATACAGTGCGTTTTGTCACCTGGAGTATGCTGCACAACTGTGTGGGTGCGCCTACCGGAACTCACAAACTGCTTGAATTTTATCAAGCTCACGCCAAAGACAACGTCTAA
- a CDS encoding aspartate aminotransferase family protein, whose translation MIDPLDIQKQVTNAAMVTMQRMLTAEVECSHEGQYLITASGRKYLNLGGYGIFLLGGNPKSVLQAVTNQMQKMAMSTRLVPNTLLGQAAAKLLSTQGGSLAKVIFANSGAEATEIAVKIAKINGCNRLIGMDNAFHGKTTGALALSGRGTYQAPFRPLLDVEHVPFGDIDALQHKIRDGGRSAVIVEPIQGEAGVVFPPEGYLSSLGKICQEADAILIVDEIQTGLGRLGCWWEYQAAGCNPDIVLSGKVLSGGVYPIAAVSVTSELYKPFDGDPLLHSSTYAGSPAACATVLAVMDYLEHNQVPDRADKLGRKLSFIMNRVLKDPQVLEVRGKGLLWAVEFLPGAASGEFLFHCMDYGIIPSTALNSSNIIRFTPPVIIEENDIRAIDLMLTEWLNRSSDA comes from the coding sequence ATGATAGATCCCTTAGATATTCAAAAGCAAGTAACTAATGCGGCCATGGTCACGATGCAAAGGATGCTTACTGCCGAAGTCGAGTGTTCCCATGAAGGGCAGTATCTTATTACCGCATCCGGTAGAAAGTATTTAAACTTAGGTGGATACGGGATTTTTCTTTTAGGAGGCAATCCTAAGAGTGTTCTTCAGGCGGTTACTAACCAGATGCAAAAGATGGCTATGTCTACGCGACTTGTTCCGAATACATTATTAGGGCAGGCGGCTGCTAAGCTGTTGTCTACTCAAGGTGGGTCTCTTGCAAAGGTTATTTTTGCTAATTCAGGGGCTGAGGCTACTGAGATTGCCGTAAAAATTGCTAAAATTAATGGATGTAATCGTTTGATAGGGATGGATAATGCTTTTCACGGTAAAACTACTGGGGCTTTAGCATTATCGGGAAGGGGGACTTATCAGGCGCCATTTAGACCGCTCCTAGATGTTGAACATGTACCATTCGGCGATATCGATGCGTTGCAACACAAAATTCGGGATGGTGGTAGATCAGCAGTTATAGTTGAACCTATCCAAGGAGAGGCCGGAGTGGTTTTCCCCCCAGAAGGATATTTGTCTTCTCTCGGAAAGATCTGTCAGGAAGCAGACGCGATTCTAATTGTTGATGAGATCCAAACGGGACTTGGCCGATTGGGTTGCTGGTGGGAATACCAAGCCGCCGGGTGTAATCCAGATATTGTTCTGAGCGGTAAAGTCCTTTCCGGAGGTGTTTATCCTATTGCCGCAGTTTCAGTAACATCAGAGCTGTATAAACCATTTGATGGCGATCCACTTTTGCATAGTAGTACCTATGCAGGTTCCCCTGCTGCATGTGCTACAGTGCTAGCTGTCATGGATTATCTTGAGCATAACCAAGTGCCTGACAGAGCTGATAAACTTGGGCGTAAATTGTCCTTTATTATGAATCGTGTTTTAAAGGATCCACAGGTATTGGAAGTTCGGGGAAAAGGTCTTCTGTGGGCTGTAGAGTTTTTACCGGGCGCTGCTTCGGGAGAATTTTTATTTCATTGTATGGATTATGGAATTATACCAAGTACTGCACTTAATTCATCAAATATTATACGTTTTACTCCTCCGGTAATAATAGAGGAAAACGATATTAGGGCGATCGATTTAATGTTAACTGAGTGGCTTAATAGGAGTTCCGATGCATGA
- a CDS encoding aminotransferase class I/II-fold pyridoxal phosphate-dependent enzyme, giving the protein MDSGVGETAVYRVLTRHTGYSSEELSRDFLLEDDLGIDSVLLEAVLIEIERDAVGAHLRRDVKTVGDILEEVQTIDVVEPAACVDPDEVAGQAALEDDLRLDHADLTEEAEKLSTAVTMKDFGPDGAHDLFAKAARFAEHRRTMEEQQLYWYGMPSSGRLRGRGIYHDMQAGCDREYLLFSSNNYLGLANDPRVSEAIAEAAGVYGATNTGCRIIGGTTKLHLELERRLAEFKGREACIVFPGGYAANLGAISALAGPGDHVLVDSLNHMSITDGARLSGARRMAFAHNDVESLERRLREAAARPGGVLVAVDGVFSMHGDICPLPVLVEMTRRYGARLLVDDAHATGVLGGTGAGTAEHFGLKGAPDLELGTMSKALAGIGGFVAGDGDVIEYLRYYADSYVFAATLPAPVVAGLIVSLEILQAEPGRLGRLWQNIRRLRSRLISDGFDLERTESAILPVVVGDEPTALALGREVRRRGMFCQTVVFPGVPLGQARLRISVTADHVSRDLDEAADIVRDAADVIGFRRDGR; this is encoded by the coding sequence ATGGACTCTGGGGTCGGTGAAACAGCCGTCTATCGCGTCCTCACCCGTCACACGGGCTACAGTTCTGAGGAACTTTCTCGGGACTTCCTGTTGGAAGACGACTTGGGCATTGACTCGGTGCTTCTCGAGGCTGTGCTCATCGAGATCGAAAGGGACGCCGTGGGTGCCCACCTTAGGCGGGATGTGAAGACCGTTGGTGACATCCTTGAGGAAGTCCAAACCATTGATGTCGTGGAACCCGCTGCGTGCGTTGACCCCGATGAGGTAGCTGGACAAGCAGCTCTGGAGGATGATCTCAGGCTCGATCATGCCGACTTGACCGAGGAAGCTGAAAAGCTCTCGACGGCAGTCACGATGAAAGACTTTGGTCCAGATGGCGCCCATGACCTTTTCGCTAAGGCCGCTCGTTTCGCCGAGCATCGTCGCACCATGGAGGAGCAACAGCTCTATTGGTATGGGATGCCCTCCTCAGGGCGGCTCCGTGGGCGCGGAATTTACCACGACATGCAGGCCGGGTGTGATCGCGAATATCTTCTATTCTCGTCAAACAACTACCTTGGCCTCGCCAACGACCCCCGGGTGTCCGAAGCCATCGCTGAGGCGGCAGGCGTCTATGGAGCGACAAACACGGGGTGCCGCATCATCGGGGGCACCACAAAGCTTCATCTCGAACTTGAGCGCAGACTTGCCGAATTCAAGGGGCGCGAAGCCTGCATTGTCTTTCCCGGAGGTTATGCGGCAAATCTGGGGGCGATCTCAGCTCTAGCAGGCCCTGGGGACCATGTCCTTGTTGACTCTCTCAACCACATGTCCATCACAGACGGGGCGAGGCTTTCTGGAGCCCGAAGGATGGCGTTTGCCCACAACGATGTGGAGTCGCTTGAGCGACGTCTGCGTGAGGCAGCCGCTCGACCAGGGGGCGTTCTCGTCGCTGTCGACGGTGTCTTCAGCATGCATGGTGATATTTGTCCGCTCCCAGTGCTTGTGGAGATGACGAGGCGATACGGCGCACGACTGCTCGTCGATGATGCCCACGCCACAGGCGTTCTTGGCGGCACCGGCGCGGGCACCGCAGAGCACTTCGGGTTGAAGGGCGCACCTGATCTGGAATTGGGAACTATGAGCAAGGCCCTTGCTGGCATCGGCGGCTTTGTTGCTGGAGATGGTGACGTGATCGAGTACCTCCGCTACTACGCCGACTCCTATGTTTTTGCCGCGACGCTTCCAGCCCCTGTTGTGGCAGGCCTCATCGTCTCGCTCGAGATACTCCAGGCTGAGCCAGGCAGATTGGGACGGCTATGGCAAAACATTCGCCGTCTGCGTTCACGACTCATCAGCGATGGATTCGATCTTGAGCGGACAGAAAGTGCCATCCTCCCGGTCGTCGTGGGCGATGAGCCCACGGCCCTCGCCCTCGGACGGGAGGTCAGGCGTCGCGGGATGTTCTGCCAGACCGTCGTCTTTCCCGGAGTCCCACTGGGACAGGCGCGGCTCCGCATCAGCGTCACTGCAGACCACGTGTCCCGAGATCTGGATGAGGCGGCAGACATCGTGAGAGATGCCGCGGATGTCATCGGTTTCAGACGGGATGGACGCTGA
- a CDS encoding acyl carrier protein → MDVEMVETALIDHLVETYLDGDKDGLTPETPLLELNILDSVEILSVVRFIHDRFGKAVPLTRVVPENFSTVRRIRDIILEGEEENR, encoded by the coding sequence GTGGACGTGGAAATGGTCGAGACCGCACTCATTGACCATCTCGTTGAAACCTATCTTGATGGGGATAAAGACGGGCTGACTCCTGAAACTCCTCTTCTTGAACTTAATATTCTCGACTCGGTCGAGATCCTCAGCGTGGTGAGATTCATCCACGACCGCTTTGGGAAGGCCGTTCCCCTCACCAGGGTCGTTCCCGAGAACTTCAGCACAGTGAGAAGGATTCGGGACATCATCCTTGAGGGAGAGGAAGAGAACCGATGA
- a CDS encoding AMP-binding protein, translating into MNGLLGGLERELLLILPPTRDVASRPAILGEDGCDYAELWARASSTAGHLTSLGVGVGDRVAVWLPKGSACISSILGVLRSGACYVPADATHPPTRVEAIFVDAEPKVIITTPHLAGSLGARWAANVVEPCGADAQRLVTPEPELRPEDLAAILYTSGSTGYPKGVRLTHRNISSFIRWCLRTFTPTCEDRFAAHASVAFDLSTHDIFVALAAGAAMLPIPDQLRADPLATEALLRRWHPTIWYSVPSALDILVSRTEFPREGGSSLRSILFAGEVYAPERLRELALRLPGEVVLGNLYGPTETNVCIAAVSNAGDVLQRSGQLFLGKPVDGVRVEIMDESGEQVSKTGLVGEIVITGACVSPGYWGQPDRPVLDAAGRRSYATGDLGEYDERGDIIFRGRADRQIQAGGAPRRTG; encoded by the coding sequence ATGAACGGCCTTCTCGGCGGCCTTGAGCGTGAACTTCTGCTCATTCTTCCCCCCACGCGAGATGTTGCCTCCAGGCCCGCCATCCTTGGCGAGGATGGATGTGACTATGCGGAGCTGTGGGCTCGAGCGTCATCGACTGCGGGCCATCTCACGTCGTTGGGTGTGGGCGTCGGAGACCGGGTGGCCGTCTGGCTTCCCAAGGGGAGCGCATGCATCTCGAGCATCCTGGGGGTGCTGCGTTCCGGGGCGTGTTATGTACCTGCGGATGCAACCCATCCCCCAACGCGCGTCGAGGCCATCTTCGTCGACGCGGAGCCAAAGGTCATCATCACGACCCCCCACCTTGCAGGATCACTGGGGGCTCGGTGGGCGGCGAATGTCGTTGAGCCGTGTGGAGCCGACGCCCAAAGGCTTGTGACGCCTGAACCGGAGTTGCGACCTGAGGATCTTGCCGCAATCCTCTACACCTCCGGGTCGACGGGGTATCCCAAGGGCGTCCGGCTCACGCACCGTAATATCAGCTCTTTCATCCGCTGGTGTTTGCGCACTTTCACACCGACCTGTGAGGATCGGTTTGCCGCGCATGCATCGGTTGCGTTTGATCTCAGCACACACGACATTTTCGTTGCACTGGCCGCCGGGGCCGCGATGCTTCCCATCCCCGACCAGTTGCGTGCGGATCCTCTCGCGACCGAGGCGTTGCTGCGGCGCTGGCATCCCACAATCTGGTATTCCGTGCCTTCCGCGCTTGACATCCTCGTAAGCCGGACCGAGTTTCCCCGAGAGGGCGGCTCCTCTCTGAGGAGCATACTTTTCGCGGGTGAGGTCTACGCACCGGAACGGTTGCGGGAGCTTGCCCTGCGGTTGCCGGGTGAAGTCGTCCTCGGCAACCTCTACGGGCCAACTGAGACGAATGTGTGCATAGCAGCAGTCTCGAATGCAGGGGATGTTCTCCAGCGTTCCGGGCAGCTTTTCCTGGGCAAACCTGTTGACGGGGTCCGCGTCGAGATCATGGACGAATCCGGTGAGCAGGTCTCAAAGACCGGCCTCGTCGGCGAGATCGTCATTACAGGGGCCTGCGTCTCACCAGGTTACTGGGGACAGCCGGATCGTCCAGTCCTCGATGCGGCAGGGCGACGGAGCTATGCGACGGGAGATCTCGGTGAGTACGACGAACGCGGGGACATCATCTTTCGTGGTCGGGCGGACCGGCAAATTCAGGCGGGGGGGGCACCGCGTCGAACTGGCTGA